One part of the Microbacterium aurugineum genome encodes these proteins:
- a CDS encoding NfeD family protein: MDNFTTFVTFIDQWAWIGWLVLIAVFLVIEMLSLDFTFLMLAFGSVVGLVTDLLGVPVWVQVIIAAAAAAVFILFLRPPLLKRLHRGEDPTKSNVDALLDLRGVALSEITQISGQVKLANGDTWTARTSTPVPIPSGAPIAVSVINGATAIVRPVND, translated from the coding sequence ATGGACAACTTCACGACATTCGTCACGTTCATCGACCAATGGGCCTGGATCGGCTGGCTGGTCCTGATCGCCGTCTTCCTCGTCATCGAGATGCTCTCGCTGGACTTCACGTTCCTCATGCTCGCCTTCGGCAGCGTCGTCGGTCTCGTGACCGATCTGCTGGGTGTGCCGGTGTGGGTGCAGGTGATCATCGCAGCGGCCGCTGCGGCGGTCTTCATCCTCTTCCTCCGGCCCCCGTTGCTCAAGCGTCTGCACCGCGGGGAGGATCCGACGAAATCGAACGTCGACGCCCTTCTCGACCTGCGCGGTGTGGCCCTGAGTGAGATCACCCAGATCTCCGGGCAAGTGAAGCTCGCGAACGGCGACACCTGGACCGCGCGGACTTCGACCCCCGTTCCGATTCCCTCGGGGGCGCCGATCGCCGTGAGCGTGATCAACGGCGCCACCGCCATCGTCCGACCCGTCAACGACTAG
- a CDS encoding SPFH domain-containing protein, translating to MDDASFIPAAIGWILAIAVIIFVVVTVARAIRIIPQATAGVVERLGRYHKTLTPGLNILVPFIDRLRPLIDMREQVVSFPPQPVITEDNLVVSIDTVVYFQVTDARAATYEIANYLGAVEQLTTTTLRNVVGGLNLEEALTSRDNINGQLRVVLDEATGKWGIRVGRVELKAIDPPISIQDSMEKQMRAERDRRAAILTAEGTKQSAILEAEGSRQAEILRAEGDKQAAVLRAQGEAEAIQNVFSAIHQGAPDDKLLAYQYLQMLPKISEGQSNKLWIIPSELTEALKGIGSAFTPKPGQGPTNTLPGA from the coding sequence GTGGACGACGCATCGTTCATCCCCGCAGCGATCGGATGGATCCTCGCCATCGCCGTGATCATCTTCGTGGTGGTCACCGTCGCACGGGCCATCCGCATCATTCCGCAGGCGACTGCCGGCGTCGTCGAGCGCCTCGGGCGCTACCACAAGACGCTCACGCCAGGTCTGAACATCCTGGTCCCCTTCATCGACCGTCTTCGTCCGCTCATCGACATGCGCGAGCAGGTCGTCTCGTTCCCGCCGCAACCGGTGATCACCGAGGACAACCTCGTCGTCTCGATCGACACCGTCGTGTACTTCCAGGTCACCGATGCCCGCGCCGCCACCTACGAGATCGCGAACTACCTCGGTGCCGTCGAGCAGCTGACCACCACCACCCTGCGTAACGTCGTGGGTGGGCTCAACCTCGAAGAGGCGCTCACCAGTCGCGACAACATCAACGGCCAGCTGCGCGTCGTGCTGGACGAGGCGACGGGCAAGTGGGGCATCCGTGTCGGACGCGTCGAGCTGAAAGCGATCGACCCGCCCATCTCGATCCAGGACTCCATGGAGAAGCAGATGCGCGCCGAGCGTGACCGTCGCGCGGCGATCCTCACCGCCGAGGGCACCAAGCAGTCGGCGATCCTCGAAGCGGAGGGCTCCCGTCAAGCCGAGATCCTCCGGGCAGAGGGCGACAAGCAGGCTGCGGTGCTCCGTGCCCAAGGTGAAGCCGAAGCGATCCAGAACGTCTTCAGCGCCATTCATCAGGGTGCGCCGGACGACAAGCTGCTCGCCTACCAGTACCTGCAGATGCTCCCGAAGATCAGCGAAGGCCAGTCCAACAAGCTGTGGATCATCCCGAGCGAACTCACCGAGGCGCTCAAGGGCATCGGCAGCGCGTTCACGCCGAAGCCGGGCCAGGGCCCGACCAACACACTGCCGGGCGCGTGA
- a CDS encoding glycerophosphodiester phosphodiesterase family protein, producing MTHPYFSKARHPRVLAHRGLITAAGEDSGVWENSAAAIAAAHAAGAEYVETDCQVTADGDVVLFHDSTLDRLLGDKRAVRDVRTRELREMFADHGGLLTVSEAFDSFPEVRFNVDVKTSAAVEPLGPILADHTHRVLVTSFSDSNRRGTVASVLKAGAALRPATSGGSRTIAALRALSALHLSPGRVLEDIDALQIPERHGKLTVLTPALLRAARRRGVEIHVWTVNDPIDMLRLVAAGVDGIVSDRADVALATLSAK from the coding sequence GTGACGCACCCGTACTTCTCGAAGGCACGGCATCCCCGAGTCCTCGCCCACCGCGGTCTGATCACCGCGGCCGGCGAGGACTCGGGCGTCTGGGAGAACTCGGCCGCAGCCATCGCCGCCGCCCATGCCGCCGGCGCCGAGTACGTCGAGACCGACTGCCAGGTGACCGCTGACGGTGACGTCGTGCTGTTCCACGATTCGACACTCGATCGCCTCCTGGGCGACAAGCGAGCCGTCCGCGACGTGCGCACGCGCGAACTGCGCGAGATGTTCGCCGACCATGGCGGGTTGCTCACCGTCTCGGAGGCGTTCGATTCGTTTCCCGAGGTCCGTTTCAATGTCGACGTGAAGACGTCCGCCGCTGTCGAGCCACTCGGGCCGATCCTCGCCGACCACACTCACCGCGTGCTGGTGACGAGCTTCTCTGACTCCAATCGCCGTGGAACGGTCGCGTCCGTGCTGAAGGCGGGCGCCGCGCTCCGACCGGCCACCTCCGGGGGGAGCCGCACCATCGCCGCTCTCCGAGCACTCTCCGCACTGCACCTCTCCCCCGGTCGTGTGCTCGAAGACATCGATGCGCTTCAGATCCCGGAGCGCCACGGGAAGCTGACCGTACTCACCCCGGCCCTGCTCCGCGCCGCACGCCGCCGCGGCGTCGAGATCCACGTCTGGACCGTGAACGACCCCATCGACATGCTCCGACTCGTTGCGGCCGGAGTGGACGGCATCGTGTCCGACCGTGCCGACGTCGCACTGGCCACGCTCTCTGCGAAGTAG
- a CDS encoding HdeD family acid-resistance protein: protein MSEPLTEAKSLFKSIRISLAVAGVLALVAGIVLLVWPVKSAVIVTAIFASYLVVAGLVYIGLGIFSSAKGGWARVGHIVLGLLYVAAGIIAFFNLNAAAATLAFVVVIFIGISWIVDGVVALTLLGSDGSRVWTVLYALLSIVAGIIVLFSPLIAGFAFWLLLGISLIVLGIIQIVRAFTLGKDEKEYVAAVQGDTAS from the coding sequence ATGTCTGAACCACTCACCGAGGCGAAGTCACTGTTCAAATCGATTCGCATCTCGCTCGCCGTCGCCGGTGTTCTCGCGCTCGTCGCCGGAATCGTCCTCCTCGTCTGGCCGGTGAAGTCCGCGGTCATCGTGACGGCGATCTTCGCCTCCTACCTGGTCGTCGCCGGACTCGTCTACATCGGGCTGGGCATCTTCTCGAGCGCCAAGGGCGGATGGGCCCGCGTGGGGCACATCGTCCTCGGACTGCTCTACGTCGCGGCGGGCATCATCGCGTTCTTCAACTTGAATGCAGCCGCGGCCACGCTCGCGTTCGTGGTCGTGATCTTCATCGGCATCAGCTGGATCGTCGATGGCGTCGTGGCCTTGACGCTTCTGGGCAGCGATGGCTCGCGCGTCTGGACCGTTCTCTACGCGCTCCTGAGCATCGTCGCCGGAATCATCGTCCTGTTCTCGCCGCTGATCGCCGGCTTCGCATTCTGGCTGCTGCTCGGCATCTCGCTGATCGTTCTCGGCATCATCCAGATCGTGCGCGCTTTCACGCTCGGCAAGGACGAGAAGGAGTATGTGGCCGCCGTTCAGGGAGACACGGCCAGCTGA
- a CDS encoding RNA polymerase-binding protein RbpA, giving the protein MADRSLRGIRLGAQSLQSEEGVVFMERRETTYTCDTCGHVTNLMFAADAEPPQTWECRACGAEARLNVDGEAVTLEASDEKAARTHWDMLMERRTRAELEELLEERLAFIRARRGAGEDPTREKIGA; this is encoded by the coding sequence ATGGCAGATCGCAGCCTGCGCGGCATCCGGCTCGGCGCCCAGAGCCTACAGAGCGAAGAGGGCGTCGTTTTCATGGAGCGCCGCGAAACGACCTATACCTGTGACACGTGCGGACACGTCACGAACCTGATGTTCGCAGCGGACGCCGAGCCGCCCCAGACGTGGGAGTGCCGTGCGTGCGGCGCGGAAGCCCGTCTGAACGTCGACGGCGAGGCCGTGACGCTCGAAGCAAGCGATGAGAAGGCCGCACGCACCCACTGGGACATGCTGATGGAGCGCCGCACGCGTGCGGAGCTCGAGGAGCTCCTGGAAGAGCGCCTCGCCTTCATCCGCGCCCGTCGCGGTGCAGGAGAAGACCCGACG
- a CDS encoding SDR family oxidoreductase, translated as MTDVLPAGSLEGKVALVTGSSRGIGADTVRYLAEAGADVVINYRNKAPRAEKLATQLRELGRRALVVGADLTDPASVAEMFEAVRAEYGRLDVLVLNASGGMESGMAEDYALTLNRDAQLNVLEAATPLLGDGARVVFVTSHQAHFIRTTPTMPEYEPVALSKRAGEDALRELIPSLAEKGIGFTVVSGDMIEGTITATLLERANPGAIAERRESAGKLYNVSEFAAEVAKATVDPVPADNTRLVGDVSAFAAE; from the coding sequence GTGACCGACGTTCTTCCCGCAGGATCCCTCGAAGGCAAGGTCGCGCTTGTCACCGGTTCATCACGCGGGATCGGCGCCGACACCGTGCGCTACCTCGCCGAGGCCGGCGCCGATGTGGTCATCAACTACCGCAACAAGGCGCCGCGTGCGGAGAAGCTCGCCACGCAGCTGCGCGAGCTCGGTCGCCGCGCGCTCGTCGTCGGCGCGGATCTCACCGATCCGGCCTCGGTCGCCGAGATGTTCGAGGCGGTCCGCGCTGAGTACGGACGCCTCGACGTGCTGGTGCTCAACGCGTCCGGTGGCATGGAGTCGGGGATGGCGGAGGACTACGCGCTCACGTTGAACCGTGACGCGCAGCTGAACGTGCTCGAGGCTGCGACGCCGCTGCTCGGAGACGGTGCACGGGTGGTCTTCGTCACCAGCCACCAGGCCCACTTCATCCGCACCACGCCCACGATGCCGGAGTACGAGCCGGTCGCGCTGTCGAAGCGAGCCGGGGAAGACGCGCTTCGTGAGCTCATCCCGAGCCTTGCCGAGAAGGGGATCGGCTTCACGGTCGTCTCCGGAGACATGATCGAGGGAACGATCACTGCGACCCTGTTGGAGCGGGCGAACCCCGGCGCGATCGCCGAGCGGCGGGAGTCGGCAGGCAAGCTCTACAACGTCTCCGAGTTCGCTGCCGAGGTGGCCAAGGCCACGGTCGATCCTGTTCCGGCTGACAACACACGCCTGGTCGGCGATGTGAGCGCGTTCGCCGCGGAGTGA